The following are encoded together in the Daucus carota subsp. sativus chromosome 5, DH1 v3.0, whole genome shotgun sequence genome:
- the LOC108221850 gene encoding protein NDR1, protein MAELDDRDLDFICAAAEATKTVSSCIAFCTLTPLWIWLTLYMVNQSSVSLSLEDFTIADVQTSNVSAPNQTFIYFKLHLENKKDVMSLDYGNLSLSFSYYRGSDDIVQLANYTIQKFHQGISKKTNQQTSVMLNPGISWREISKNATSVISRVDLAGVVRFSQLHYFKSKKRKIMAWAKVELDPVSGNRMSKKAVRLKHTIKHHVSGWITFFFVVMIIATICSPLSLSIIFLIE, encoded by the coding sequence ATGGCGGAACTCGACGACagagatttggatttcatttgtgCAGCTGCAGAAGCAACAAAGACTGTCTCTAGTTGCATAGCGTTTTGTACTTTAACCCCTCTATGGATATGGCTAACTTTATATATGGTAAATCAAAGCTCCGTCTCATTATCTCTTGAAGATTTTACTATAGCTGATGTTCAAACCTCCAACGTCTCCGCTCCTAACCAGACATTTATTTACTTCAAACTCCACCtcgaaaataaaaaagatgttATGTCACTTGATTATGGAAACCTCAGCCTCAGTTTTTCTTATTATCGCGGTTCAGATGATATTGTTCAACTAGCCAACTACACCATTCAGAAATTCCATCAGGGTATTAGTAAAAAGACCAATCAACAAACTTCTGTGATGCTAAATCCAGGGATCTCGTGGCGAGAAATTTCCAAGAACGCGACGTCTGTGATTTCTCGGGTTGATTTAGCAGGTGTAGTAAGATTCAGCCAGTTGCACTACTTCAAGAGCAAGAAGCGCAAGATAATGGCATGGGCTAAGGTGGAGCTTGATCCAGTCAGTGGTAACAGAATGAGTAAGAAAGCTGTTCGGCTGAAGCATACGATTAAGCATCATGTTAGTGGCTGGATTACTTTCTTTTTCGTAGTCATGATAATTGCTACTATTTGTTCACCTCTTTCCCTTTCGATAATATTCCTTATAGAGTAA